In Candidatus Omnitrophota bacterium, the following proteins share a genomic window:
- the argC gene encoding N-acetyl-gamma-glutamyl-phosphate reductase, whose product MLNVGIVGAAGYTAETLIDILLNHPNVKLVYASRKTAQGSTLQEIFPKFKGRINLPCGVTDLKLINDKCELVFLTLPHTASMEIAPKLIKLGKRVIDLSADYRLSDEKVYEKHYQVKHLDKPNLRLAVYGLPELYRNKIKQAKLIANPGCYPTAAILALAPVISLGVADLKSAIIDAKSGVTGAGKKLVEGFLFSEVNEDFKAYKVNAHQHAPEINQILSSLSGGKASVTFVPHLLPINRGILETIYIKKFRGVKSKDLVGLYNKFYKDEPFVRIKEEGSFPSIKDVAGTNFCDIGIKDCGEMIIIIAAIDNLLKGASGQAVQNMNIMYKYPESLGLL is encoded by the coding sequence ATGTTAAACGTAGGAATAGTAGGTGCAGCAGGATATACCGCCGAAACCCTCATTGATATTCTTCTTAATCATCCCAATGTAAAGCTTGTTTATGCTTCGCGTAAAACAGCTCAAGGCTCAACGCTTCAAGAAATCTTTCCAAAGTTTAAAGGCAGGATTAATCTGCCTTGCGGCGTCACTGATTTAAAATTAATCAACGATAAATGTGAGCTTGTTTTTTTAACGCTTCCCCATACTGCTTCAATGGAGATTGCCCCTAAATTGATAAAATTAGGTAAGCGCGTTATTGATTTAAGCGCTGATTATAGGCTCTCTGATGAAAAAGTCTATGAGAAGCATTATCAAGTAAAGCATTTAGATAAGCCTAATTTAAGGCTTGCGGTTTATGGTTTGCCTGAACTTTACAGGAATAAAATCAAGCAAGCTAAATTAATTGCGAATCCCGGTTGTTATCCTACTGCTGCGATTTTAGCTCTTGCTCCTGTGATTAGTTTGGGTGTTGCGGATTTAAAATCTGCAATTATTGATGCTAAATCCGGAGTAACAGGAGCGGGTAAGAAATTGGTAGAAGGGTTTTTGTTCTCCGAGGTTAATGAAGATTTTAAAGCTTATAAAGTAAATGCGCATCAGCATGCGCCTGAAATTAATCAAATACTATCTTCACTTTCCGGTGGGAAAGCTTCGGTTACATTTGTCCCCCATCTATTGCCTATAAACAGGGGTATACTGGAGACGATTTATATAAAGAAATTCAGGGGGGTAAAATCAAAAGATTTGGTTGGTTTGTACAATAAATTCTATAAGGATGAACCGTTTGTAAGGATTAAAGAAGAGGGCAGCTTCCCAAGTATCAAGGATGTTGCTGGGACGAATTTCTGTGATATCGGAATTAAAGATTGTGGGGAAATGATAATCATAATCGCTGCTATTGATAATTTACTTAAGGGTGCCTCCGGACAGGCAGTGCAAAATATGAATATTATGTATAAATACCCTGAAAGCCTAGGGTTGTTATAG
- the rpsI gene encoding 30S ribosomal protein S9: protein MEKKEKVVAVGRRKESIARVILMPGKGEILVNSRPCDKYFIRETDRIILRQPLAAANIADKYDIIANLSGGGLTGQAGALRHGISRALILAQPELKESLRKLGYLTRDPRMKERKKYGQKGARKRFQWTKR, encoded by the coding sequence ATGGAAAAGAAAGAAAAAGTTGTTGCAGTAGGAAGGCGCAAGGAATCAATAGCCAGGGTTATTCTTATGCCCGGTAAAGGCGAGATTTTGGTTAATAGCCGGCCTTGTGATAAATATTTTATCCGTGAGACTGATAGGATTATTTTAAGGCAGCCTCTTGCAGCCGCAAATATTGCTGATAAATATGACATTATTGCTAATTTAAGTGGCGGTGGTTTAACCGGACAGGCAGGAGCATTAAGACACGGGATTTCCCGCGCGTTAATTTTAGCGCAGCCGGAGCTTAAAGAGTCATTGCGTAAGCTTGGCTATCTAACCCGCGATCCGCGTATGAAGGAAAGAAAGAAATACGGACAGAAGGGCGCGCGTAAACGCTTCCAGTGGACAAAGAGGTAA
- the rplM gene encoding 50S ribosomal protein L13 yields the protein MNKLNKTYEPKKAEIKRQWYIVDAKDKILGRVAAKVAVVLRGKHKVMFTPHLDTGDNVVVINASKIQVTGRKLKQNVYRRYSGYPGGLREVTLENMLSRKPATVMRLAVSRMLPRGPLGRDLIKKLKVYVDDKHPHISQKPVVLEV from the coding sequence ATGAACAAACTTAACAAAACATACGAACCTAAAAAAGCAGAGATTAAAAGGCAGTGGTATATTGTTGACGCCAAGGATAAAATACTTGGCCGTGTAGCAGCTAAAGTTGCCGTTGTCCTTAGAGGCAAGCATAAAGTTATGTTTACCCCGCATTTGGATACCGGAGATAACGTAGTTGTGATAAACGCCTCAAAAATCCAGGTTACAGGCCGAAAGCTTAAACAAAATGTTTACCGTCGTTATTCAGGTTATCCGGGCGGTTTAAGGGAAGTAACTTTGGAGAATATGCTAAGCAGGAAGCCTGCGACAGTAATGAGGCTTGCGGTTAGTAGAATGTTGCCTAGGGGCCCATTAGGCCGTGATTTAATAAAGAAATTAAAAGTTTATGTTGATGATAAGCATCCTCATATTTCTCAAAAGCCGGTTGTGTTGGAGGTTTAA